A genome region from Schlesneria paludicola DSM 18645 includes the following:
- a CDS encoding methylated-DNA--[protein]-cysteine S-methyltransferase, which produces MPYAAKRARPTSAQKPRPAAAAAPDFEPRQMAIATFQTELGWFGLLGIDEQLTSVFIGHPNEKSVVQRATQMASSIEQIDWAPKLRGQLEAYCDGEIIDFSHVALQLPATTKFRQQIVAATRRLRYGEVASYGELAKRIGHPGAARAVGTVMSTNQFPIVIPCHRVIAAGGKLGGFSSPSGTNLKERMLDLEARALGISRTHLLDQGRH; this is translated from the coding sequence ATGCCCTACGCTGCGAAACGGGCCCGCCCCACCTCGGCCCAAAAGCCACGGCCAGCCGCCGCAGCAGCACCGGATTTCGAGCCGAGACAGATGGCAATCGCCACCTTCCAGACCGAACTGGGCTGGTTCGGACTGCTGGGAATCGACGAGCAATTGACCTCCGTATTCATCGGACACCCAAACGAGAAATCGGTCGTCCAGCGTGCCACACAGATGGCTTCGTCCATCGAGCAAATCGATTGGGCGCCAAAACTTCGTGGACAACTCGAAGCTTACTGCGACGGTGAAATCATCGACTTCTCACACGTCGCCCTCCAGTTGCCCGCGACGACCAAATTTCGACAGCAGATCGTGGCGGCAACACGTCGATTGCGTTACGGCGAAGTCGCGTCGTATGGAGAACTAGCAAAGCGCATTGGCCACCCCGGTGCCGCCCGAGCCGTCGGCACGGTCATGTCGACAAACCAGTTCCCGATCGTCATTCCCTGCCATCGCGTGATCGCCGCCGGCGGAAAACTCGGCGGTTTCAGTTCGCCATCAGGCACAAACCTGAAAGAGCGAATGCTCGACCTCGAAGCACGGGCCCTCGGCATTTCACGGACGCACCTTCTCGACCAGGGTCGACATTAG
- a CDS encoding serine/threonine-protein kinase, producing MSLPVVPGFEITELIGRGGMGRVYRGLDRRLGRVVAIKVLIDPEDPELVSRFESEVKAVASLSHPNIARLFEFAKTELDQPFCVMEFVSGGTLADRLSGRPVTGKTAAEILLTLARAVHVAHQGGIVHRDLKPANILIDDAPIEPQSPVSTKANHLGHSISVGMRTTQIGRVTDLSSQVPIVNAAALRITDFGLARRIAADSRLTRTGQIMGTPAYMAPEQASGMVTRPGPGVDIYSLGAILYELLTGRPPFLGADSVETIMLLLSEDPPSPRTLQPTVPHDLETICLKCLEKRSSRRYLSADELANDLARFLDGRPILAKPASTWQRLKKWAARNPWKTAAIAVFAASGIAAMIGLVLLESAYRQVAQGNQELSQANQRLSDANRAITDARDLTKESLDRIVNRVRDNLYEVPQATKVMLETSHDSVELNRRLIQMQPDDLEVAHRYVDSLYQHLLLEWLHGDRERVAAIFQELQSALKTALARYPDDLKLNITRLKLMLDQRNPTRRDVFALDQNEPGDGDADVTRAVQTLLDQHPGEPEVLKLASLFTQESMNAAMQSNDLSAYVAAGRERVELARRYWQSESNPGRKADARLWLVQAQRVLAQGLAMVNDIPAAETILQDALSQLGTTETDGNRRALRFEQAQLAFDAARIREKQNDPSTGLEGYATSLGLFEGLVRDFPDDLTYRLPLAVGLIRSASLAHSLGQVDVAVERLKRADLHVQAMLQLNPEHVEALTMRDAIPRFLMQIEATRPKSD from the coding sequence ATGTCGCTGCCAGTGGTTCCAGGATTCGAAATCACTGAATTGATTGGCCGCGGGGGAATGGGTCGCGTCTATCGAGGCCTCGACCGTCGTTTGGGCCGGGTCGTCGCGATCAAAGTTTTGATCGACCCCGAAGATCCGGAACTCGTGTCTCGGTTCGAATCGGAAGTGAAAGCGGTGGCGAGTCTGTCGCATCCGAACATTGCCCGGTTGTTCGAGTTTGCGAAAACGGAATTGGACCAGCCGTTCTGTGTCATGGAGTTTGTGAGCGGTGGGACGTTGGCGGATCGGCTGTCTGGCCGACCGGTGACGGGGAAGACCGCCGCAGAAATTCTGCTGACGCTCGCTCGCGCCGTTCATGTCGCACATCAGGGGGGGATTGTTCACCGCGACTTGAAGCCGGCCAATATTCTGATTGACGACGCTCCGATCGAACCGCAATCCCCGGTTTCGACAAAGGCGAATCACCTCGGTCATTCCATTTCAGTAGGGATGCGTACGACACAAATTGGCCGTGTGACCGATTTGAGTTCACAAGTTCCCATTGTGAATGCAGCAGCCCTACGAATTACGGATTTCGGCCTGGCGCGACGCATTGCGGCCGATAGTCGTCTGACGCGTACGGGACAAATCATGGGAACGCCTGCGTATATGGCCCCCGAACAGGCCTCGGGCATGGTGACGCGACCGGGGCCGGGTGTCGACATCTATTCACTTGGAGCAATTCTGTATGAGCTTCTGACCGGCCGCCCACCGTTCCTGGGGGCGGACAGTGTCGAAACGATCATGTTATTGCTTTCGGAAGATCCTCCTTCGCCGCGAACTTTGCAGCCGACGGTTCCCCACGATCTCGAGACGATTTGTTTGAAATGTCTTGAGAAGCGATCGTCACGGCGATACTTGTCTGCCGACGAGTTGGCCAACGATTTGGCTCGCTTCCTCGATGGACGTCCGATCCTTGCCAAGCCGGCGTCGACATGGCAACGACTCAAAAAATGGGCTGCTCGAAATCCCTGGAAAACAGCGGCAATCGCCGTGTTTGCGGCATCAGGAATTGCAGCCATGATCGGTTTGGTCCTCCTCGAATCGGCCTATCGTCAGGTTGCGCAAGGGAACCAGGAATTGTCGCAGGCGAATCAACGCTTAAGTGACGCCAATCGCGCGATCACCGATGCTCGTGATTTGACCAAGGAGTCGCTCGATCGGATCGTGAACCGCGTTCGCGACAATCTGTACGAGGTTCCGCAGGCGACGAAAGTCATGCTTGAAACCAGTCACGATTCGGTCGAGTTGAATCGTCGCCTGATCCAGATGCAACCAGACGATTTGGAGGTCGCGCATCGTTATGTCGATAGTCTCTATCAGCATCTGTTGCTGGAGTGGCTCCACGGAGATCGTGAACGCGTGGCTGCAATCTTCCAAGAGCTTCAATCGGCGCTCAAAACAGCGCTTGCGCGGTATCCCGATGATTTGAAGCTGAACATCACTCGCTTGAAATTGATGTTGGATCAGCGAAACCCGACCCGGCGTGATGTCTTCGCGCTCGATCAGAACGAGCCCGGCGATGGCGATGCGGATGTCACTCGCGCCGTGCAGACGTTGCTGGACCAGCATCCGGGCGAACCTGAGGTTCTGAAGCTGGCCAGTCTTTTCACGCAAGAGTCGATGAACGCCGCGATGCAGTCGAATGACCTGTCCGCGTATGTTGCCGCCGGACGAGAACGCGTTGAATTGGCCCGCCGTTACTGGCAATCAGAATCCAATCCGGGCCGCAAAGCCGATGCACGATTGTGGCTGGTTCAGGCGCAACGCGTCCTGGCGCAAGGGCTGGCCATGGTGAACGACATTCCAGCGGCGGAAACGATCTTGCAGGACGCACTTTCGCAGCTTGGTACAACCGAGACAGACGGTAATCGTCGGGCACTGCGATTTGAGCAGGCGCAGCTCGCGTTCGATGCGGCGCGGATTCGCGAAAAGCAGAACGATCCATCGACGGGGCTTGAGGGCTATGCCACGTCGCTGGGGTTGTTTGAAGGGCTGGTCCGTGACTTTCCGGACGATCTGACCTATCGATTGCCGCTGGCCGTGGGATTGATTCGGTCCGCGTCCCTGGCCCACTCGCTCGGACAGGTTGATGTTGCTGTCGAACGGCTGAAACGTGCCGATCTGCACGTGCAGGCCATGCTGCAGCTCAATCCTGAGCATGTGGAAGCCCTCACGATGCGGGACGCGATTCCCAGATTTCTCATGCAGATTGAAGCGACTCGGCCGAAGTCGGATTAG
- a CDS encoding sigma-70 family RNA polymerase sigma factor: MHRFNPEFAKLLDDCRAKGYATYQLVDKYLPDEGGDPNMVPELIIAFEDLGLDIVDEPDPNDQPKYEAIPESMMEPETPSSSRDPIRMYLSQMGHIPLLSREKEIFLAKQIEVARKWFRRKIAESDFAIGLIVDTIEKVCRNELPFERTLRTSETENLRKEQIQGRIPVNLPTIKRLLDENKVDWEACKVEKSKPELAVIKQRMKSRRRKLAWLCEELSVRTQRVQPIMRRMEQIAKRIQELQTQIHKLSERRTAAAVNEAEVSRRELNDLVELVLETPADFVDRVRRIMAKFDAWTRAKQHLSGGNLRLVVSIAKKYRNRGLSFLDLIQEGNAGLMRGVEKYEYRRGYKFSTYATWWIRQAITRAVADHARTIRIPVHMFQCISQLKAKSEQIRQETGRDPSMEELAESVGMSIEETERIMKTWKHPVSLDTPVGESEDGSFGDFLQDDNETNPAESAMQEMLRDKIEVVLRSLTYREREIIKLRYGLGDGYSYTLEETGRIFKVTRERIRQIESKALRKLQHETRANHLRGFVDSTGDEVPNLTEESDATMVEENEEVFAVAV, translated from the coding sequence ATGCATCGTTTCAACCCCGAATTCGCTAAGTTATTGGACGACTGCCGCGCCAAGGGGTACGCCACGTACCAGCTCGTTGACAAGTATCTCCCCGATGAAGGGGGCGATCCAAACATGGTTCCGGAACTGATCATCGCTTTCGAAGATCTGGGCCTGGACATCGTTGACGAGCCTGATCCCAATGACCAACCCAAATACGAAGCCATCCCGGAATCGATGATGGAGCCGGAGACGCCTTCGTCTTCGCGCGATCCGATTCGGATGTACTTGAGCCAGATGGGGCACATTCCCCTGCTGTCGCGTGAGAAGGAAATCTTCCTCGCCAAGCAGATCGAAGTGGCCCGTAAATGGTTCCGCCGTAAGATCGCCGAGTCCGATTTTGCAATCGGTCTGATCGTCGACACGATTGAAAAGGTCTGCCGCAACGAGCTTCCGTTTGAGCGTACGCTGCGTACGAGCGAAACGGAGAATCTGCGGAAGGAACAGATCCAGGGACGTATTCCCGTCAATCTGCCCACAATCAAGCGTTTGCTGGACGAGAACAAAGTCGATTGGGAAGCTTGCAAGGTTGAAAAGAGCAAGCCCGAATTGGCGGTGATCAAGCAGCGGATGAAATCGCGTCGCCGGAAGCTCGCTTGGCTCTGTGAAGAGCTCAGCGTGCGTACGCAGCGCGTGCAGCCGATCATGCGACGGATGGAACAGATTGCGAAGAGGATTCAGGAACTGCAGACGCAGATCCACAAGTTGTCGGAACGCAGGACTGCGGCGGCCGTCAATGAAGCGGAAGTGTCACGCCGTGAGCTGAACGATCTGGTTGAATTGGTCCTCGAAACGCCCGCCGATTTCGTTGACCGAGTCCGTCGGATCATGGCGAAGTTTGACGCGTGGACCCGCGCCAAGCAGCATCTGTCGGGTGGAAACCTGCGACTGGTGGTTTCGATCGCGAAGAAGTACCGCAACCGCGGTCTCAGCTTCCTCGATCTGATCCAGGAAGGTAACGCCGGTTTGATGCGTGGTGTCGAGAAGTACGAATACCGTCGCGGCTACAAGTTTTCGACCTATGCGACATGGTGGATTCGTCAGGCGATCACCCGTGCCGTGGCCGATCACGCTCGTACGATTCGTATTCCCGTGCACATGTTCCAATGCATTTCGCAGCTCAAAGCCAAGAGCGAGCAGATTCGCCAGGAGACGGGTCGCGATCCCAGCATGGAAGAGTTGGCGGAATCGGTCGGGATGTCGATCGAAGAAACCGAACGTATTATGAAAACCTGGAAGCATCCGGTCAGCCTGGACACTCCGGTTGGAGAAAGCGAAGACGGTTCATTCGGTGACTTCCTGCAAGACGACAACGAAACCAACCCCGCCGAATCGGCCATGCAGGAAATGCTGCGTGACAAGATTGAGGTGGTCCTTCGCAGTCTGACATATCGCGAACGCGAAATCATCAAGCTGCGTTACGGCCTGGGCGACGGTTACAGCTACACGCTGGAAGAAACCGGTCGGATTTTCAAGGTGACCCGCGAACGTATCCGTCAGATCGAATCGAAGGCGCTGCGAAAGCTGCAGCACGAAACGCGGGCCAATCACCTGCGTGGGTTCGTCGATTCGACCGGGGATGAAGTCCCCAATCTGACGGAAGAAAGCGACGCAACGATGGTGGAAGAGAATGAAGAAGTCTTCGCCGTCGCCGTCTGA
- a CDS encoding cupin domain-containing protein: MQIRNVFADLPEKLPDELFTTLLTATGLRIERIVSTGHASAADFWYEQEWHEFVLVVSGAARLRFANESQEHSLSQGDFLVIPAGERHSVEWTTPDEPTVWLAIHYQDATPGTAN; encoded by the coding sequence ATGCAAATCAGGAATGTGTTCGCAGACCTGCCAGAGAAACTTCCGGACGAACTGTTCACAACACTGCTGACCGCGACGGGACTGCGCATCGAACGCATCGTCTCCACTGGCCATGCGTCAGCGGCTGATTTTTGGTACGAACAGGAATGGCACGAGTTTGTCCTGGTCGTCAGCGGTGCCGCACGCCTGCGATTTGCCAACGAGTCGCAAGAACACTCGCTATCCCAAGGCGATTTCCTGGTCATTCCCGCCGGCGAACGACACAGCGTCGAATGGACCACTCCCGATGAACCCACCGTCTGGCTCGCCATCCACTACCAAGACGCGACGCCCGGCACAGCGAACTGA
- a CDS encoding pyridoxal phosphate-dependent aminotransferase: protein MSVQLSEFAKSLSVETAFNVLAVAKALKAKGKDVVELEIGDSPFDSTASAKSSGVEAIQQNKSHYCPSPGLPEFREAAAAFVKHEFKIPAEAANIVVAPGAKVFEQYFCEAFLNPGDGVLVFSPFFPTYLPNILRRNARPVLAPLKQSNGFRPEMSAIESFLKNDPSPKAIFFNSPHNPTGGVMTRQDLRDVADLLKGTNVAVFSDEPYCHMVWKGKHESLLAEPGMLERSVAAYTFSKSYSMSGWRLGFSVASVEVSDAIGKMINTTLSCTPPIVQLAGKAALERDTTERDAVMQKFRKKVELLTNGLNRLDGFRSLDPAATFYVFPNVAPVCNQLGITSHGLALYLLEGADEKFGVACLGGECFGDAGGGFLRFSCAEPDERLQQALDFLPVAISRNDKIAAYLEKNPKYRLSQPYTIG, encoded by the coding sequence ATGTCCGTTCAGCTCAGTGAGTTCGCGAAATCGTTGTCGGTGGAAACGGCGTTTAACGTGCTGGCAGTGGCCAAGGCACTCAAAGCAAAAGGGAAGGATGTTGTTGAGCTCGAGATTGGGGACAGCCCTTTCGACAGCACCGCATCGGCGAAGTCGTCTGGCGTTGAAGCAATTCAGCAGAACAAATCGCATTACTGTCCTTCGCCCGGTCTGCCCGAGTTTCGCGAAGCGGCGGCGGCGTTCGTGAAGCACGAATTCAAGATTCCGGCCGAAGCGGCGAATATCGTGGTCGCGCCCGGCGCGAAAGTGTTCGAACAATATTTTTGCGAAGCGTTCTTGAATCCCGGCGATGGCGTGCTGGTCTTCAGTCCCTTTTTTCCGACATATCTGCCGAACATTCTGCGACGCAATGCGCGTCCTGTATTGGCGCCGCTGAAACAGTCGAATGGCTTCCGTCCGGAAATGTCGGCGATCGAGAGCTTCTTGAAGAACGATCCGTCCCCCAAGGCGATCTTTTTTAACTCGCCGCACAATCCGACGGGTGGCGTGATGACACGTCAGGATTTGCGCGACGTGGCGGATCTGTTGAAGGGAACGAACGTCGCGGTCTTCAGCGATGAACCGTACTGTCATATGGTTTGGAAGGGTAAGCATGAATCGCTGCTGGCCGAACCGGGGATGCTGGAGCGGTCCGTGGCGGCTTATACCTTCAGCAAAAGCTACAGCATGAGCGGTTGGCGGCTGGGCTTCTCGGTTGCTTCGGTGGAAGTCTCTGACGCGATTGGAAAGATGATCAACACGACTCTTTCGTGTACGCCGCCGATCGTGCAGTTGGCCGGAAAGGCTGCACTAGAGCGGGATACGACAGAACGCGACGCCGTCATGCAGAAATTTCGGAAGAAAGTGGAGCTGCTCACGAACGGTTTGAATCGGCTCGACGGGTTCCGATCACTCGATCCTGCGGCCACGTTCTATGTCTTTCCGAACGTGGCTCCTGTTTGCAACCAGCTTGGCATCACCAGTCATGGTCTTGCCCTGTATCTCTTGGAAGGTGCGGACGAGAAGTTCGGTGTGGCCTGCCTGGGTGGGGAGTGCTTCGGGGATGCCGGGGGCGGCTTCCTGCGATTCAGCTGTGCCGAACCGGACGAGCGACTGCAGCAGGCACTCGACTTCCTGCCGGTTGCGATTTCGCGCAACGACAAGATTGCGGCGTATCTTGAGAAGAATCCGAAGTATCGCCTGTCTCAGCCTTACACGATTGGTTGA